A stretch of the Candidatus Margulisiibacteriota bacterium genome encodes the following:
- the mgtE gene encoding magnesium transporter: protein MDITIFEELLEKKDYEAIITLFEEQHPAESAELISVVEPTVIWKLLLKLNSKVRAEIFSHIHLETQILIAERLSRRSLSQIFTDMPPDDRADLFKKLSKEIQDLLIPALAQAEREDILKLSSYEEKTAGSVMTSEYVALFEKNTVTEAIEKIRKEAPDTETIYYAYIVDQDRKLKGFVSLRGLLLAKPKLKLEDIMQQDLATCLVTEDQEDAARRLQKYDLIAIPVVDEHNVLVGIITHDDALDVITQEQTEDFEKLMAISGSHESGAYLKKTAWTHFKDRSVWIVVLAIVGLVPGMIIHHFEDALLHLMLLALYMPMMANTGGNSGNQAATVIVRALSLKEVSTKDVFKILFKELSISLMLASVLALLIGTKILFFTSGMTIPGNLTLLRIALAVSFGLGLQVITATMIGSMLPLLASKLKLDPAVIANPVLTTVVDITGLLLYFNIARLFLGI, encoded by the coding sequence ATGGATATAACCATTTTCGAAGAACTCCTTGAGAAAAAAGACTACGAGGCAATTATCACCCTTTTTGAAGAACAACATCCAGCCGAATCAGCTGAGCTTATTTCTGTTGTAGAGCCCACTGTTATCTGGAAATTACTCTTAAAATTAAATTCCAAAGTGCGCGCCGAAATTTTTAGCCACATCCACCTCGAAACACAAATACTAATTGCAGAAAGATTGTCTAGACGTTCGCTTTCTCAAATTTTTACAGATATGCCCCCAGACGATCGAGCTGACCTTTTTAAGAAACTTTCCAAAGAAATTCAAGACTTACTCATACCTGCACTAGCCCAAGCAGAAAGAGAAGATATTCTAAAACTATCTTCTTATGAAGAAAAAACAGCTGGCTCAGTTATGACATCGGAATATGTAGCTCTCTTTGAAAAAAATACAGTCACTGAAGCAATAGAAAAGATTCGAAAAGAAGCTCCTGACACAGAAACCATTTATTATGCATACATTGTTGACCAAGACAGAAAACTAAAAGGTTTTGTCTCACTAAGAGGACTCCTCCTTGCCAAACCAAAACTAAAACTAGAAGACATTATGCAACAAGACCTTGCTACCTGTTTAGTAACAGAAGACCAAGAAGATGCAGCCAGAAGACTCCAAAAATACGATCTTATTGCTATACCCGTTGTTGATGAACACAACGTTCTCGTTGGCATTATCACCCACGATGATGCACTCGACGTTATCACCCAAGAACAAACAGAGGATTTTGAAAAATTAATGGCTATCTCTGGCAGTCACGAATCTGGTGCCTATCTCAAAAAAACAGCATGGACTCACTTTAAAGACAGGTCCGTGTGGATTGTTGTACTAGCAATAGTGGGGCTAGTTCCAGGTATGATAATTCATCACTTTGAAGACGCACTCTTGCACCTTATGTTACTTGCACTCTATATGCCAATGATGGCCAACACGGGAGGAAATTCAGGCAACCAAGCAGCAACAGTTATTGTCAGAGCCTTGTCTTTAAAAGAAGTCTCGACTAAAGACGTTTTTAAAATATTATTTAAAGAATTAAGTATTTCTTTAATGCTGGCAAGTGTTTTAGCTTTATTAATCGGCACAAAAATACTTTTTTTTACCTCTGGCATGACAATACCAGGGAATCTAACGCTTTTGAGAATAGCTCTTGCAGTGTCCTTTGGATTAGGATTACAAGTTATCACCGCAACCATGATAGGTTCTATGTTACCATTACTTGCAAGCAAACTAAAATTAGACCCTGCTGTAATTGCCAATCCAGTGCTAACAACCGTGGTTGATATAACTGGATTGCTTCTCTATTTTAATATAGCTAGACTTTTTCTAGGAATTTAA